A window from uncultured Desulfobacter sp. encodes these proteins:
- a CDS encoding EcsC family protein: MQSKKTAHEPTEYEAEQISAIQAWRTEEPSVISKSLGTVFTPVSWLTQKLIPEKAIRGAIYAAIKTADKLSDRGDIKKAGNISQIQELLNKELKFLDKLAANVHHWAIGLATTGGIATGFGGAVTLAADIPATVTLALRTIYKIGLCYGYEPKTDEDRLFILAVLAIPSANSLGDKMIALNTLHAVRANTETTPALPPDDTVKSTPDKPITKKDTDIAIDHLSKAIGLNLTKRKILQLIPAVGAVVGGSVNGWYLKDVGWSARRAYQERWLADKYSGNNLL; this comes from the coding sequence ATGCAATCGAAAAAAACGGCACACGAACCAACTGAGTATGAAGCAGAACAGATTTCCGCCATCCAGGCATGGAGAACCGAAGAGCCCAGTGTCATCAGCAAATCTTTAGGGACGGTGTTTACACCGGTATCCTGGCTGACCCAGAAACTCATTCCGGAAAAAGCGATCCGGGGCGCCATCTATGCAGCGATAAAAACCGCAGATAAACTAAGCGACCGCGGTGATATAAAAAAAGCGGGCAATATTTCTCAAATCCAGGAACTCCTAAACAAAGAACTGAAGTTTCTGGACAAGCTTGCAGCTAATGTACACCACTGGGCCATCGGCCTTGCAACCACCGGCGGCATCGCCACAGGTTTTGGCGGTGCGGTTACCCTGGCGGCGGATATCCCGGCAACGGTAACGCTGGCGTTGCGAACCATTTATAAAATCGGCCTGTGCTATGGATATGAACCAAAGACCGATGAGGACAGACTCTTTATTCTCGCGGTTCTGGCCATTCCCAGTGCCAATTCTCTCGGGGACAAAATGATTGCCCTTAACACCCTCCATGCCGTTAGGGCCAACACCGAAACAACCCCGGCTTTACCACCGGATGATACGGTCAAATCCACACCAGACAAACCAATCACCAAAAAAGATACGGACATTGCCATCGACCACCTCTCAAAGGCAATCGGACTGAATCTGACAAAACGAAAAATTCTTCAGCTCATCCCAGCCGTTGGGGCTGTCGTGGGCGGGTCGGTGAACGGGTGGTATTTAAAGGATGTCGGATGGTCTGCCCGCAGGGCGTATCAGGAACGATGGCTTGCGGATAAGTATTCCGGTAACAACTTGCTTTAG
- a CDS encoding DUF554 domain-containing protein, producing the protein MIGPIVNGAAVIVGGLSGAVLGERVSKDLRHRMPMIFGCASMGLGIAMVVKVKFLPVAVLALLLGSILGELLHLEAGIEKVAGVVRQMIDSMVTPPKNGLSQEEYMEKFIAILVLFCASGTGVFGAMQEGMTGDPSLLIVKAFLDLFTAGIFAIALGFPVATLAIPQFIIQTGLFLGAATIFPLTTPAMIADFSAVGGLIMFATGFQICGIVSFPIANMLPSLLIAMPISALWVQYFVH; encoded by the coding sequence ATGATTGGTCCTATTGTTAATGGTGCGGCGGTGATTGTCGGCGGTCTCAGCGGGGCGGTGTTAGGTGAACGGGTATCCAAAGATCTGCGCCATCGGATGCCCATGATTTTTGGGTGTGCATCCATGGGGCTTGGTATTGCCATGGTGGTAAAAGTAAAATTTTTACCCGTTGCCGTACTTGCCCTGCTGCTGGGGTCGATTTTAGGAGAACTGCTTCATCTGGAGGCGGGCATTGAGAAAGTCGCCGGCGTTGTCCGTCAAATGATCGACAGTATGGTGACCCCGCCGAAAAATGGCTTGAGCCAGGAAGAGTACATGGAAAAATTCATCGCCATCCTGGTGCTGTTCTGTGCCAGTGGTACCGGTGTTTTCGGGGCCATGCAGGAAGGCATGACAGGTGATCCGTCCCTGCTGATTGTCAAAGCGTTTCTTGATCTGTTTACCGCAGGAATTTTCGCCATTGCTTTGGGTTTCCCGGTGGCCACCCTTGCCATCCCTCAGTTTATCATCCAGACCGGGTTATTTTTGGGTGCCGCAACGATTTTCCCATTGACCACTCCGGCCATGATTGCTGATTTTTCCGCCGTCGGCGGCCTGATCATGTTTGCCACCGGGTTTCAGATCTGCGGAATTGTCTCGTTTCCCATTGCCAACATGCTTCCGTCCCTTTTAATTGCCATGCCCATTTCAGCCCTATGGGTGCAGTATTTTGTCCATTAA
- a CDS encoding universal stress protein translates to MKHPERILVVSLCTKHSLDAVQWGISFARNYGAELFITHIVHNPFGLEGWSLPLASAQIIEDEFSKMLENARKELQEYIKTEEAEGLSIQESVIQGDPVEEITKFISEKEIGLTVMTAHEQGHLEHLLRGHDIRELIRKMPCSMFLVKRELEYKHY, encoded by the coding sequence ATGAAACATCCGGAACGTATTCTCGTAGTATCTTTGTGTACGAAACACTCCCTTGATGCGGTTCAGTGGGGCATTTCTTTCGCCCGCAATTACGGGGCGGAACTTTTTATCACCCATATCGTACACAATCCCTTTGGGCTGGAAGGCTGGAGTCTGCCCTTGGCCTCGGCCCAAATTATAGAGGATGAATTCAGCAAAATGCTTGAGAATGCCCGCAAGGAGCTTCAGGAGTATATCAAAACCGAAGAAGCCGAAGGGCTGTCCATCCAGGAGAGCGTTATCCAGGGGGACCCTGTGGAGGAAATCACAAAATTCATTTCTGAAAAAGAGATTGGCCTGACGGTTATGACGGCCCATGAGCAGGGGCATCTTGAACATTTGCTGAGGGGTCACGACATTCGGGAACTGATTCGTAAAATGCCCTGTTCCATGTTTCTGGTTAAAAGAGAACTTGAGTATAAGCATTATTAA
- a CDS encoding plasma-membrane proton-efflux P-type ATPase — protein MQEKKEKSHDEKTVSIEDLQKQLNTSPDGLSLEEAQDRLEHYGYNELAEKKEQPILKFLSYFWGPIPWMIEAAALLSGLIKHWPDFFIIVVLLLANAVIGFWEEFQAGNAIAALKAKLALKARVKRAGKWSSQPSRNLVPGDIIRIRLGDVVPADARLMDDTSVEVDQSALTGESLPVKRHKGQAVFSGSIMRKGEAQAIVYATGTKSYFGKTAQLVQDAKTVSHFQGAVLKIGNYLIILAIVLVAVILAVALFRGDPMTEALQFALVLTVAAIPVALPTVLSVTMAVGARLLSAKETIVSRLVAIEELSGMDMLCSDKTGTLTKNELTLGDPFAVDGVDPDQVIESAALCSKAENQDTIDLAVLNGVDSETVFKDKEVDEFIPFDPVSKRTQARVQISGNTPFKVTKGAPQVVLDLCENKNTVKTAVEKAINDFAGRGFRSLGIARTDDGDQWQFLGVLPLFDPPRDDSKETIATAKKMGVDVKMITGDQLAIGRETAKELGMGTHILDAEGFSDTRYHESGQMDQSIETADGFAQVFPEHKFHIVEILQKHGHIVGMTGDGVNDAPALKKADCGIAVSGATDAARAAADMVLLAPGLSVIIDAIKESRKIFQRMTSYTIYRMAETIRVLLLMTLSILVFNFYPVTAVMIVLLALLNDGAILSIAYDNVRYADKPEAWNMPRVLGVATVLGVTGVIGSFGLFYIGERIFHLNREFIQSLMYLKLSVAGHLTIFITRTRGPFWSIRPAKILFFAVVGTQILATLIAVYGVFMAPLGWNWALAVWGYALVWFLIDDAVKLAAYRIFDSTGLPEKHPART, from the coding sequence ATGCAAGAAAAAAAAGAAAAGTCACATGATGAGAAAACGGTGTCCATCGAAGATCTGCAAAAACAGCTGAACACATCGCCGGACGGGCTAAGCCTTGAAGAGGCCCAAGACCGCCTGGAACATTATGGCTATAATGAACTGGCAGAAAAAAAAGAGCAGCCGATCCTTAAGTTTCTGAGCTATTTCTGGGGACCCATTCCCTGGATGATCGAAGCGGCGGCCCTGCTTTCAGGCCTGATCAAGCACTGGCCTGATTTTTTCATCATTGTTGTCCTGCTGCTGGCCAATGCCGTGATCGGGTTCTGGGAGGAGTTCCAGGCCGGTAACGCCATTGCTGCGCTTAAGGCAAAACTGGCGCTTAAGGCCCGGGTAAAGCGCGCCGGGAAATGGAGTTCCCAACCCTCTCGAAACCTGGTGCCCGGAGATATTATCCGAATCCGGCTCGGGGATGTGGTGCCTGCGGATGCCCGCCTGATGGACGACACTTCTGTGGAGGTTGACCAGTCGGCCCTGACAGGGGAGTCTCTTCCGGTGAAGCGGCATAAGGGGCAGGCGGTTTTTTCAGGATCGATCATGCGCAAAGGAGAGGCCCAGGCCATTGTCTACGCAACCGGAACAAAGAGTTACTTCGGCAAAACCGCCCAACTGGTCCAGGATGCCAAAACCGTGAGCCATTTCCAGGGCGCGGTACTCAAAATCGGTAATTATCTCATCATTCTTGCCATCGTGCTGGTGGCCGTGATTCTGGCAGTAGCCCTGTTCCGGGGCGACCCCATGACCGAGGCCCTCCAGTTTGCACTGGTCCTGACCGTGGCTGCCATTCCGGTGGCCCTGCCGACAGTGCTCTCTGTGACCATGGCGGTCGGGGCAAGACTGCTATCGGCCAAAGAGACCATTGTCAGCCGCCTGGTGGCCATTGAGGAACTCTCCGGCATGGATATGCTCTGCTCGGATAAAACAGGCACACTGACGAAAAATGAACTTACCCTGGGAGATCCCTTTGCAGTGGACGGTGTAGACCCCGACCAGGTGATTGAGAGCGCAGCGCTCTGCTCCAAGGCGGAAAACCAGGACACCATTGACCTTGCCGTATTAAACGGTGTTGATAGTGAGACGGTGTTCAAAGATAAAGAAGTAGATGAATTCATCCCCTTTGACCCGGTAAGCAAGCGAACCCAGGCCCGTGTGCAGATTTCAGGCAATACACCCTTTAAGGTGACAAAAGGCGCCCCCCAGGTGGTGCTGGATCTGTGTGAAAATAAAAATACGGTTAAAACAGCCGTGGAAAAAGCGATTAATGACTTTGCCGGCCGGGGGTTCCGCTCCCTTGGCATCGCCAGGACGGACGATGGGGATCAGTGGCAGTTCCTAGGTGTCCTGCCCCTTTTTGATCCCCCCAGAGACGATTCCAAAGAGACCATTGCCACGGCAAAAAAGATGGGCGTGGACGTCAAAATGATCACCGGCGACCAGCTGGCCATTGGCCGGGAAACCGCAAAGGAGCTTGGTATGGGGACCCATATCCTTGATGCGGAAGGATTTAGCGATACCCGGTACCACGAATCCGGACAAATGGACCAGTCCATTGAAACGGCGGACGGTTTTGCCCAGGTCTTTCCTGAACACAAATTTCATATTGTGGAGATCCTCCAGAAACACGGCCACATTGTGGGTATGACCGGCGACGGTGTCAACGATGCCCCGGCCCTGAAAAAGGCCGACTGCGGCATTGCCGTCTCAGGGGCCACCGATGCGGCCCGTGCGGCGGCAGACATGGTCCTTCTGGCCCCGGGGCTATCGGTGATCATCGACGCCATCAAGGAGAGCCGGAAGATATTCCAGCGCATGACCAGCTATACCATCTACCGCATGGCGGAAACCATCCGGGTCCTGCTGCTCATGACCCTGTCGATCCTGGTTTTCAACTTTTATCCGGTCACAGCGGTGATGATTGTCCTTCTGGCATTGCTTAACGACGGCGCCATCCTTTCCATTGCCTATGACAATGTCCGTTATGCCGACAAACCCGAAGCATGGAACATGCCCCGGGTCCTTGGCGTTGCCACGGTTCTGGGAGTCACCGGTGTTATCGGATCTTTCGGTCTGTTTTACATCGGAGAGCGCATCTTTCATTTAAACCGGGAGTTTATCCAGTCCCTGATGTACCTGAAACTTTCCGTGGCCGGTCACCTGACCATATTTATCACCCGGACACGGGGGCCTTTCTGGAGTATCCGACCGGCAAAAATTCTGTTTTTTGCGGTGGTGGGCACCCAGATCCTGGCCACGCTGATTGCAGTATACGGCGTTTTCATGGCACCGCTGGGATGGAACTGGGCACTGGCGGTATGGGGATATGCCCTGGTCTGGTTCTTAATTGATGATGCCGTTAAGCTGGCCGCCTATCGTATTTTTGATTCGACCGGCCTGCCCGAAAAACATCCCGCACGGACATAG
- a CDS encoding sensor domain-containing diguanylate cyclase: protein MDISNALCRYLGVTKKEMAGKPSRFFLDENQKGLEDKIARVIETGSKWQGNIKKRFSETDTRWINQTIHPVYDDHYKLSSYSHIISDVTDKKALEELSVTDTLTRLLNRRSFDDVIEKEIRLARRRDAFLTLAMMDIDFFKRYNDHYGHPAGDDVLIQVAGALKGITRRPDDYLFRVGGEEFAIVFPGTDSAGSRQFLEKIRTRIESLEITHKYSDVSAYITVSIGGRTYKGSEIPDKNQFYSQADHCLYEAKKQRNKVISL, encoded by the coding sequence GTGGATATCAGCAACGCACTGTGTAGATATCTGGGCGTGACTAAAAAAGAGATGGCCGGAAAACCGTCCCGTTTTTTTCTCGATGAAAATCAAAAAGGGCTGGAAGATAAAATTGCCAGGGTTATTGAAACCGGCAGCAAATGGCAGGGGAATATAAAAAAGCGTTTCAGCGAAACAGACACGCGCTGGATAAACCAGACGATTCATCCCGTTTATGATGACCATTATAAGCTGTCATCCTATTCACATATTATCAGCGATGTTACGGATAAAAAGGCCCTTGAAGAATTGTCCGTTACCGATACGCTGACCAGACTTCTTAATCGAAGATCCTTTGACGATGTGATTGAAAAAGAGATTCGCCTGGCACGCAGAAGAGATGCGTTTTTGACCTTGGCCATGATGGATATCGATTTTTTTAAACGGTACAATGACCATTACGGACACCCTGCCGGAGATGATGTGTTAATTCAGGTGGCAGGGGCGCTCAAAGGCATCACAAGGCGTCCGGATGATTATCTTTTTCGTGTGGGCGGAGAAGAATTTGCGATTGTTTTCCCAGGCACAGACAGTGCCGGTTCCCGTCAATTTCTTGAAAAGATCAGAACGCGGATTGAATCGCTGGAGATAACCCATAAGTATAGCGATGTCAGTGCATACATTACTGTATCCATCGGGGGCAGGACCTATAAAGGATCTGAAATACCAGATAAAAATCAGTTTTACAGCCAGGCCGATCATTGCCTGTATGAAGCAAAGAAGCAGAGGAATAAAGTGATCAGCCTATAA
- a CDS encoding molybdopterin-binding protein, whose product MKKQTHPQKPTFKTVPVQDACGMTIAHDLTEIVPGKSKGPGFKRGHRVSAGDICRLQRMGKNNLYVLDLDESQVHEDEAVFELASALAGPGVEFSGTPREGKLELYASYPGLFRVNVAALTEFNMFNDVMCGSIHTNTAVEKGHSLAATRAIPLVIDRKTLDQATAFAKANYPIFSVSMFNPLKIRLAIIGNEVYNGLVQDRFQAIVEEKTARLGAQVFEVNILPDDRERITAQIRDYLDKDTDLIITTGGMSVDPDDVTRESIEAVGFDEVHYSAAVLPGAMFLLGYTPKTTIMGLPACGLYHRTTIFDLILPRVMAGERPGKRDLASLCHGGLCRNCPTCRFPDCSFGKSY is encoded by the coding sequence ATGAAAAAACAGACACACCCACAAAAACCGACCTTTAAAACCGTACCCGTCCAGGATGCCTGCGGTATGACCATTGCTCATGACCTGACCGAAATCGTTCCCGGAAAGTCCAAGGGACCTGGCTTCAAGCGCGGACATCGGGTCAGTGCCGGCGACATCTGCCGCCTCCAGCGTATGGGCAAAAACAACCTCTATGTGCTGGATCTTGATGAAAGCCAGGTACATGAAGATGAAGCGGTGTTCGAACTGGCATCAGCCCTGGCCGGACCGGGGGTCGAGTTTTCCGGCACACCCAGGGAAGGCAAGCTCGAGCTGTATGCCTCGTACCCCGGACTGTTCCGGGTGAATGTGGCAGCCTTGACGGAATTTAACATGTTCAACGATGTCATGTGTGGCAGTATCCATACCAATACGGCCGTGGAAAAAGGCCACAGCCTGGCCGCCACCCGGGCCATCCCCCTGGTCATAGACCGAAAAACCCTTGACCAGGCCACGGCCTTTGCCAAGGCCAACTACCCCATTTTCAGCGTTTCAATGTTCAACCCCTTGAAAATCCGTCTGGCCATCATCGGTAATGAAGTGTATAACGGCCTGGTCCAGGATCGGTTCCAGGCCATTGTGGAAGAAAAGACCGCCCGGCTTGGGGCCCAGGTGTTTGAGGTCAATATCCTGCCCGATGACCGGGAGCGCATCACCGCCCAGATCCGGGATTACCTGGATAAGGACACCGATCTGATCATCACCACCGGCGGCATGTCCGTGGACCCCGATGATGTTACCAGAGAGTCCATTGAAGCTGTGGGGTTTGATGAAGTCCACTATTCAGCCGCCGTGCTGCCAGGCGCCATGTTTCTTTTAGGCTACACCCCAAAAACCACCATCATGGGACTGCCCGCCTGCGGGTTGTATCACCGCACCACCATATTTGACCTGATTCTTCCCCGGGTCATGGCCGGAGAGCGTCCCGGCAAACGGGACCTTGCAAGCCTTTGCCACGGCGGGCTGTGCCGCAACTGCCCCACCTGCAGGTTTCCTGACTGCTCTTTTGGGAAAAGCTATTGA
- a CDS encoding ATP-binding protein — translation MIVPYVPMVIIDIIGSFAMVVLSLLCCYKARILRETDQDNVLFLYLVWISTGFTIFAVSRSFGHILRQFLILTSHTDTWQIFAAFSGSVNTVSFMLVSLITLFFNQSWKINEKILTSRKRLESAHGQLLSLNQNLEQKVVERTERLTSSEHKARRIFEYSLDTILVTDAHFKILETNNAGTKLTGYKKEQMLARNMGLMDFIAHAPDWEHISTQLNTNEYVLNEECDILNSDNMKIRVIITGGVDYGAFGCAKTFHFIIKDINEKKQMEQQIAQADKLAALGELSAGVAHEINNPLGIILGYTQLMLKENSDFNEDLKTIEKHVKNCKEVVSNLLSFSRKGSGEMANVDIHKMLDDVVNFLKNHSDFRKAQIQLSLWQNEHLWVKGNAQELSQVVLNLMINACHAIHDNPKGVIELITQKEDSQMLILVRDNGTGIQKQHMSRIFDPFFTTKPVGQGTGLGLSVGYGIIRRHQGEIMAANREGQGAEFTIRLPLLNTNSNEEK, via the coding sequence ATGATCGTCCCATATGTGCCCATGGTGATCATAGACATTATCGGCTCCTTTGCCATGGTGGTACTCTCTCTTCTATGCTGTTACAAAGCCAGAATTTTAAGGGAAACCGACCAGGATAATGTGCTTTTTTTGTATCTTGTCTGGATATCCACGGGATTTACGATCTTTGCCGTATCACGATCCTTTGGCCACATCCTGCGGCAATTTCTGATTTTAACGTCCCATACCGATACCTGGCAGATATTCGCCGCTTTTTCCGGCAGCGTGAATACGGTCTCGTTTATGCTCGTAAGCCTGATCACCCTGTTTTTCAACCAGAGCTGGAAGATCAACGAAAAGATTTTAACATCCCGAAAAAGGTTGGAATCTGCCCACGGCCAACTTTTAAGTTTAAACCAGAATCTGGAGCAAAAAGTTGTGGAACGCACGGAGAGGCTCACAAGTTCCGAGCACAAAGCCCGGCGTATTTTTGAATACTCTTTGGACACCATTCTGGTTACGGATGCCCATTTTAAAATCCTGGAAACCAACAACGCGGGTACCAAGCTCACAGGATACAAAAAGGAACAGATGCTGGCACGGAACATGGGGCTGATGGATTTTATCGCCCATGCCCCGGACTGGGAGCATATTTCAACGCAGCTGAACACCAACGAATATGTTCTCAATGAAGAGTGCGATATTTTAAATTCCGATAATATGAAAATACGGGTGATCATTACCGGCGGGGTCGATTACGGGGCATTTGGCTGTGCCAAAACCTTTCATTTTATCATCAAGGACATTAACGAAAAAAAACAAATGGAGCAGCAGATCGCCCAGGCCGACAAATTGGCGGCTTTAGGGGAACTTTCCGCAGGTGTTGCCCACGAGATTAATAACCCGCTGGGTATCATCCTCGGCTACACCCAGCTGATGCTCAAAGAAAACTCAGACTTTAATGAAGATCTCAAAACCATTGAAAAACACGTAAAAAACTGCAAGGAAGTCGTCAGCAACCTGTTATCCTTTTCAAGGAAGGGATCCGGGGAAATGGCAAATGTAGACATCCACAAAATGCTGGATGACGTGGTCAATTTTTTAAAAAACCATTCTGATTTCCGAAAAGCTCAGATTCAGCTCAGCCTTTGGCAAAATGAACATCTCTGGGTAAAAGGCAATGCCCAGGAACTGTCCCAGGTGGTGTTAAACCTGATGATCAATGCGTGTCACGCCATCCATGATAACCCCAAAGGGGTCATAGAACTTATCACCCAAAAAGAAGATTCACAGATGCTGATACTTGTCAGGGACAACGGCACGGGTATCCAAAAGCAGCACATGTCCAGAATCTTTGACCCGTTTTTTACCACCAAACCCGTGGGTCAGGGTACTGGTCTTGGACTTTCCGTGGGATACGGTATCATCCGGCGGCACCAGGGTGAAATCATGGCTGCAAACCGGGAAGGCCAGGGTGCAGAATTCACCATCCGGCTGCCCCTTTTAAACACAAACAGCAATGAGGAGAAGTAA
- a CDS encoding sigma-54 dependent transcriptional regulator, which yields MTPNILVVDDEKDMTRLLQRTLEPELNCRVTMAFSGEMALSLLGIADTAFDLVISDIRMPGMDGFELLEQLKQRYPDLTVVMLTAYGNIESAVAAIKKGAYDFIAKPFERDEIIFKIQKALERSRLISENRRLQKACRNESLPLIGQSPAMQKVLEKIAIVADSDVTVLITGESGTGKELTARSIHALSSRKNKPYIPVNCPTIPEHILESELFGYKKGAFTNAYRDKTGLFQEADHGTIFLDEIGDVGQSIQSKLLRVIQEKEIKPLGDTRVVQVDVRIIAATNQDLQQKIKDSEFREDFFYRLSVITIELPPLRDRVTDIPLLCDHLLAKNCENLNKPAKHLSENVMDLFMKHPWPGNVRELENVLVQGILYSTSETIRLSDIPINNTGSKACICMDVGTEMAQLTYKEAKETTLTQFNHNYIGAMLAMTQGNITQAAKRCAMDRQALQQIMKRYAIDPEKFRNKPS from the coding sequence ATGACGCCCAATATTCTTGTGGTGGATGATGAAAAGGACATGACCCGTCTTCTCCAGCGCACCCTTGAACCGGAACTGAACTGCCGGGTGACCATGGCGTTTTCCGGTGAAATGGCGCTGAGTCTCCTTGGGATAGCCGATACCGCCTTTGATCTGGTCATCAGTGACATCCGCATGCCGGGCATGGACGGGTTTGAACTTCTGGAACAATTGAAACAAAGGTATCCGGATCTCACAGTGGTTATGCTCACCGCCTACGGCAATATTGAATCTGCCGTGGCAGCGATCAAAAAGGGGGCTTACGATTTCATTGCCAAGCCCTTTGAGCGAGATGAAATCATTTTTAAAATCCAAAAAGCCCTGGAACGCAGCCGGCTGATCTCCGAAAACCGACGGCTCCAGAAGGCATGCCGGAACGAATCCCTGCCCTTGATCGGACAAAGCCCGGCCATGCAGAAGGTGCTCGAAAAAATAGCGATCGTCGCAGACTCGGATGTCACGGTCCTGATCACAGGGGAATCGGGGACGGGCAAGGAGCTGACCGCAAGATCCATTCATGCCTTAAGTTCTCGAAAAAACAAACCGTATATCCCCGTCAACTGCCCGACCATCCCCGAACATATCCTTGAAAGTGAACTGTTCGGGTATAAAAAAGGGGCATTCACCAATGCCTACCGGGACAAAACAGGACTTTTCCAGGAGGCTGACCATGGCACTATTTTTCTGGATGAAATCGGAGACGTCGGCCAAAGCATTCAGAGCAAACTTTTAAGGGTGATCCAGGAAAAAGAGATCAAACCATTGGGCGACACCCGGGTAGTCCAGGTGGATGTCAGGATTATAGCCGCCACCAACCAGGACCTGCAACAGAAAATAAAAGACAGCGAATTCAGGGAAGATTTTTTTTACAGGCTTTCGGTAATCACCATTGAATTGCCGCCGTTACGTGATAGAGTTACGGATATTCCGCTGTTGTGCGATCATCTTCTGGCCAAAAACTGTGAAAATTTAAATAAACCGGCCAAGCATTTGTCTGAAAACGTGATGGATCTTTTCATGAAGCACCCCTGGCCGGGCAATGTCAGGGAACTTGAAAATGTCCTTGTCCAGGGGATTCTCTATTCAACCTCAGAAACAATCCGCCTGTCCGATATCCCAATAAACAACACGGGCAGCAAAGCGTGCATCTGCATGGACGTTGGTACGGAGATGGCGCAGCTGACTTATAAAGAGGCCAAGGAAACCACCCTGACCCAGTTTAACCATAACTACATCGGTGCCATGCTCGCCATGACCCAAGGCAATATCACCCAGGCCGCCAAACGGTGCGCCATGGATCGCCAGGCCCTCCAGCAGATCATGAAACGGTATGCCATTGACCCTGAAAAATTTAGAAACAAGCCGTCATGA
- a CDS encoding cobyric acid synthase, with translation MSVQGNQAKCIAVLGTGSDVGKSVVATALCRIFSDRGHRVSPYKAQNMSNNSGVTPEGLEMGRAQIVQAEAARIAPHVDMNPVLLKPVTQVGSQVVLLGRVHKDLSAAQYHREKEKFWHTACGALDRLCAANDVVVMEGAGSCAEVNLMARDIVNLKMAAYAEAPVILTADIDRGGVFAQIVGTLACLSKAEQDLIAGFVINRFRGDISLFKEGVEWIEKKTGKPVFGVLPWVNHHIPNEDSVVIEHAMAKTDPAKTPTILVVRTPHISNFTDFDTLSQVDGLAVDFVENPRELSAYKAVILPGSKSTRSDLNWLAKTGWADRIHDYVKDGGHVLGICGGYQMLGTKVHDPHGLEGSPGATDGLGLLPLETVLKALKTTTVSRFEWDGTPGLGYEIHMGRTALADQIASGKLPNNGLLNVQERNRQTCNDFDGAVADSGRVMGTYMHGFFDTAPILKKWLSLLGLSQLEPPVFCGLQGRDRQYAMLARHFERHVDVAAIIDAMNRVKDAL, from the coding sequence ATGAGCGTTCAAGGAAATCAGGCAAAATGTATCGCCGTTTTGGGCACCGGGTCGGATGTGGGCAAAAGTGTGGTGGCCACAGCCCTTTGCCGAATTTTTTCTGATCGCGGGCATAGGGTGTCCCCCTACAAAGCCCAGAATATGTCCAATAACTCCGGGGTGACCCCGGAAGGCCTTGAAATGGGCCGGGCCCAGATTGTTCAGGCCGAAGCGGCCCGTATCGCCCCCCATGTGGACATGAACCCGGTGCTGCTCAAGCCCGTGACCCAGGTCGGCTCCCAGGTGGTGCTGTTGGGAAGGGTGCATAAAGATCTGTCTGCCGCACAATACCATCGGGAAAAGGAAAAATTTTGGCATACGGCCTGCGGTGCTCTGGACCGCCTGTGTGCCGCCAATGATGTGGTGGTGATGGAAGGTGCGGGCTCCTGCGCTGAAGTCAATCTCATGGCCCGGGATATCGTGAATCTGAAAATGGCTGCCTATGCCGAGGCACCGGTGATTCTCACCGCAGACATCGACCGGGGCGGGGTGTTTGCCCAGATTGTGGGGACCCTGGCGTGTCTGAGCAAGGCCGAGCAGGATCTCATTGCAGGTTTTGTGATTAATCGGTTCCGGGGCGATATCTCGCTATTTAAAGAAGGGGTGGAATGGATTGAAAAAAAGACCGGTAAACCTGTGTTCGGGGTGCTGCCCTGGGTGAACCACCACATCCCTAATGAAGACTCCGTGGTGATTGAACACGCCATGGCAAAAACGGATCCAGCCAAAACGCCTACAATACTGGTGGTCCGTACCCCCCATATTTCCAATTTTACCGATTTTGACACCCTGTCCCAGGTGGATGGATTGGCGGTGGATTTTGTTGAGAATCCGAGAGAGTTGTCTGCCTATAAAGCCGTCATCCTGCCTGGCTCCAAAAGTACCCGCAGCGATTTGAACTGGCTTGCCAAAACCGGGTGGGCCGATAGGATTCACGATTACGTTAAAGACGGAGGACATGTTCTGGGCATTTGCGGCGGCTACCAGATGCTGGGCACCAAAGTTCATGATCCCCACGGACTTGAAGGATCTCCGGGCGCAACTGACGGGCTGGGGCTACTCCCCCTTGAAACCGTTCTTAAAGCACTCAAAACCACAACCGTGTCCCGGTTTGAGTGGGACGGTACCCCAGGACTTGGATATGAGATCCACATGGGCCGGACAGCCCTTGCCGACCAGATCGCCTCGGGCAAACTACCAAACAACGGCCTGCTTAATGTACAAGAGAGAAACCGCCAGACGTGTAACGATTTTGACGGGGCTGTGGCCGACTCGGGCCGGGTCATGGGCACCTATATGCACGGCTTTTTTGACACCGCCCCCATTCTGAAAAAATGGCTTTCCCTGTTGGGTTTAAGCCAATTGGAACCGCCGGTATTTTGCGGCCTGCAGGGCCGGGACAGGCAATATGCCATGCTGGCCCGGCATTTTGAACGGCACGTGGATGTGGCTGCGATTATAGACGCCATGAATCGGGTGAAAGACGCTCTGTAG